The DNA sequence CAGGTGACGCGGCCGGAGCGCGTACGTCGCCATGATCGCGATCGGAACGCCGAACCAGAGCAGCATCCACGATGCCGCAGGGAGCAGCGCCGCCGTCGCCTCGAGTGCCGGGACGCGTCGCAGCGCGGCGAGTAGCCGGCGGCGCATGCTCACCCTTCAAGCACCTGAGCGTCAGCCGGATGCCACGCCACCTCGACCGCCTCGCCGGCGGCCCACGGCAGCGGCTTGGTCAGCAAGCCCTCATTCCGCAGCGCGACGCGCACGACCTGGCCGTCGCCGAGCACCACCACCACGTGGAGCGTCTCGCCGAGGAAGATCGTCTCGCGCACCACCCCGGCGCGGGATGATTCGCTGGCGGGACTCATCCCGGGGCGGTGCAGGTCGAGCCACTCGGGGCGCAGGGCGGCCCGCACGGGCGTTCCGTCTGCAGCGACGAGGTCGAAGAAATTCGCCTCGCCAATGAACTCGGCAACGAACGCCGTGCGCGGTGCCTCGTAGATCTCGGCCGGCGTACCCACCTGTTCGACCCGGCCGGCATGCATCACCGCGATCCGATCGGACATCACCAGCGCTTCTTCCTGATCGTGCGTCACCAGGATGAAGGTGATGCCGAGTCGACGGTTGAGCGCCTTGAGCTCGAGCTGCATCTCCTTGCGGAGCTGGAGGTCGAGGGCGGCGAGCGGTTCATCCAGGAGGAGGATCGGCGGCTCGAGCACCAGGGCGCGCGCCAGGGCGACGCGCTGGCGTTGGCCACCGGAGAGCTCGGCCGGCCGGCGATGCGCAAACTCGCTCGGGTCGAGCCGCACCAGCTCGAGGGCGCGCGCGACGCGCCCCGCAATCTCTCCACGCGGGACGCGCCGCTCTTCCAGCCCGAAGGCCACGTTCCCGGACACGGTCAGGTGCGGGAAGATCGCGTAGCTCTGGAACACCATCCCGATCGGCCGTTCATACGGCCGACGCAAGGTGACATCCTCGCCGAGCATCTGCACGCGCCCGGCGTCGGGCTGTTCGAAGCCGGCGATCAACCGGAGCGTCGTGGTCTTGCCGCAGCCGGATGGGCCGAGGAGCGAGAAGAACTCTCCCGGCGCCACGGCAAGCGAGACGCCGTCGACCGCCACGGTGCTGCCGAAGCGACGGGAGACGGCGTCGAGGGAGAGGACCGGCGGGGTCAGGGCTTGCCCAGGGCCTTCTTCGTGAACGTGCGCGAATAGACCGCCGGCGGATTGCTGCCGGTCGCCATGTCGTACGCCTTCTGATAGAAGCCGCGCGCCACATCGGCGTGGCCCATCTTGTCGTGGGTCATCCCGAGCAGCACCAGCTGGAACGGGTCGTTCGGCATCGCGGCCACGGTCTTGGTGAACTCGGCCTGCGCGGTCGCCAGGTCGCCGGTGAAGAGCGCCACGTAGCCGACCAGGTACGGGAAATACTGTTCCTGCGCCTTGGCCATCGCCGGGTCCGCATCGAGTGCCTTCCGCGCCTCGCCGACCCAACGCTTTGCCTCGGCCGCGTTGCCGCGCCGAGCGGCGACGCGGGCCAACGCATGCGCCTCGCGGAACGCCCAGAGCGACGCCGGATGCGTCCGGGGCGCCGGCTCGGCGTTGCCGAGGGCGGTGCCGCGCTTGTACATCTTCTCGGCCTCGTCGAGGAAGCCGTGATCGATGCACACGCGGGCGGCCTCGTTGGCCATCTCCCCTTCCTGATAGTGGGCATTCTGCGGCTCGGCGGCCCGACGCGTCTGCCAATAGGCGATCACCTGCTCCTCGAGCTCGATCACCTTGGCGCAGTTGGCGTCATAGCCGTACGACATCGCCAGGCGGCGGGTCGCGGCGGCCTTGGCGGCCGCGTCCGGCGCAGTGGCAATCAGCGCCTGATAGATCGCCCGCGCCTCGGCGTGCTTGCCGGCGGCATCGATCTGACCGGCGGTGCGGATCGAATCGGCCCGATTGGCCTGAGCGGCGAGCGGTGGGGCCACGAGTAGGGAGGCGACGGCAAGCGCCACAAGCGAGGGGCGGACGAACATCGGCTGACTCCGGGGAGGGGATTCGCCAAATCTAACGTCGGACGCACGGACCATCACCCCCCACTATCATCCGCTACGACTTACGACTTTTACGACCTACGACCGCGGCCTGACCCTTCGCTCTGCTCAGGGCAGGCGGCCGCGGCTGAAAAACCGGACCCCCCATGCCCCGTCTCCACGCTGCCGGCCCATTCGACGTCAAACTCCTCCCCCAGCAGGACGACCCTGCCACCGCGGGCCCCTTCGGCCGGATGCTGCTCGACAAGCGCTTCCATGGCGATCTCGAGGGGACCAGCAACGGCCAGATGCTGGCCGGGCGCACCGCCGTGGCCGGCTCGGCGGCGTACGTGGCCATGGAGTCGGTCACCGGCTCGCTGCACGGGCGGCGCGGCAACTTCATGTTGTGCCATGTGGGCATCATGAACCGCGGCGTCGCGTCGCTGAACGTCTCCGTCGTCCCCGATTCCGGTACCGATGAGCTGGTCGGCCTGACCGGCACGCTGCAGATCATCATCGAGGACGGCAAGCACTCGTATCACTTCGACTACACCCTCGACCAGGAGTAGCCGCACGATGGGTCGGTACACCAGCACCGCGACATGGGAGCGTGGCGACGCCACGTTCACCGATCAGCGCTACTCCCGGCGCCACACCCTGCACTTCGATGGCGGCGTGTCGGTGCCCGGGTCATCCTCGCCGCAGGTCGTGCCGACGCCGATGTCCGATCCGTCGGCGGTCGACCCGGAGGAGCTCTTCGTCGCGTCGCTCTCGGCCTGCCACCTCCTCTGGTTCCTCAGCATTGCCGCGGCGCGGGGATTTCGAGTCGAGCGCTATCGCGATGAGGCCGAGGGAATGCTGGCAAAGGACGGCGCCGGACGATTGGTGATGACGGTCGTGACGCTGCGGCCCGCAGTCGAGTGGAGCGGCGAACTGCAGCCGACGGCCGCTGAGGTCGATACGATGCACCATGAGGCTCACCGCCTCTGCTTTATTGCCAACTCGGTCACCACCGAGGTGCGCTGCGCACCCGCCCCATTCCTGCCCCGGAGCGATGCATGAAGCCGCTGATGCTCGTCCTGCTCCTGGCCGGCTGCGCCAGCAAGCCCGCCGCGCCAGACGCCGACTCGCTGACGCGCCACC is a window from the Gemmatimonadota bacterium genome containing:
- a CDS encoding ABC transporter ATP-binding protein, whose translation is MTPPVLSLDAVSRRFGSTVAVDGVSLAVAPGEFFSLLGPSGCGKTTTLRLIAGFEQPDAGRVQMLGEDVTLRRPYERPIGMVFQSYAIFPHLTVSGNVAFGLEERRVPRGEIAGRVARALELVRLDPSEFAHRRPAELSGGQRQRVALARALVLEPPILLLDEPLAALDLQLRKEMQLELKALNRRLGITFILVTHDQEEALVMSDRIAVMHAGRVEQVGTPAEIYEAPRTAFVAEFIGEANFFDLVAADGTPVRAALRPEWLDLHRPGMSPASESSRAGVVRETIFLGETLHVVVVLGDGQVVRVALRNEGLLTKPLPWAAGEAVEVAWHPADAQVLEG
- a CDS encoding DUF3224 domain-containing protein is translated as MPRLHAAGPFDVKLLPQQDDPATAGPFGRMLLDKRFHGDLEGTSNGQMLAGRTAVAGSAAYVAMESVTGSLHGRRGNFMLCHVGIMNRGVASLNVSVVPDSGTDELVGLTGTLQIIIEDGKHSYHFDYTLDQE
- a CDS encoding OsmC family protein yields the protein MGRYTSTATWERGDATFTDQRYSRRHTLHFDGGVSVPGSSSPQVVPTPMSDPSAVDPEELFVASLSACHLLWFLSIAAARGFRVERYRDEAEGMLAKDGAGRLVMTVVTLRPAVEWSGELQPTAAEVDTMHHEAHRLCFIANSVTTEVRCAPAPFLPRSDA